In the genome of Vicia villosa cultivar HV-30 ecotype Madison, WI linkage group LG7, Vvil1.0, whole genome shotgun sequence, one region contains:
- the LOC131619696 gene encoding xyloglucan endotransglucosylase protein 1-like, producing the protein MTLEMDKYSGSGIGSKNEYLFGRFDMQIKLVPGNSAGTVTAYYLSSQGPHHDEIDIEFLGNLSGDPYILSTNLYANSNGGHEMQYYLWFDPTQDFHTYSIDWNPQRIIILVDNIPIRVMHNRQNIGVAFPTRQPMRLYTTLWNGDSWATRWGQVKIDWSKAPFIASFRNFNANACIPSSSNDCYGFNGGKNNGLNSETKMKRKEIHAKWNVYDYCRDFRRYARGLPYECRKTNNRKGLQDEDFE; encoded by the exons ATGACACTTGAAATGGACAAATATTCAGGCTCTGGTATTGGATCAAAGAATGAATATTTGTTTGGAAGATTTGACATGCAAATTAAACTTGTGCCAGGGAACTCTGCAGGCACTGTCACTGCATATTAT CTAAGTTCTCAAGGACCACACCATGATGAGATTGATATAGAATTTTTGGGAAACTTATCTGGTGATCCATATATTCTCTCAACCAATTTATATGCCAATAGTAATGGAGGTCATGAGATGCAATACTATCTTTGGTTTGATCCCACGCAAGACTTTCACACTTATTCTATTGATTGGAATCCTCAACGCATAAT AATATTGGTGGATAACATACCAATAAGAGTAATGCATAATAGACAAAATATTGGTGTTGCATTCCCAACAAGACAACCAATGAGATTGTACACAACATTATGGAATGGAGACTCATGGGCAACAAGATGGGGACAAGTTAAGATTGATTGGTCAAAGGCTCCATTCATAGCAAGTTTTAGAAActtcaatgcaaatgcatgtatTCCAAGTTCATCTAATGATTGTTATGGTTTTAATGGTGGAAAAAATAACGGTCTAAATAGTGAAACAAAGATGAAGCGTAAAGAGATTCATGCTAAATGGAATGTTTATGATTATTGTCGTGATTTTAGACGCTATGCTCGTGGTCTTCCTTATGAATGTCGTAAGACAAATAATCGCAAAGGTCTCCAAGATGAAGATTTTGAATAA